One genomic window of Conyzicola nivalis includes the following:
- a CDS encoding ABC transporter ATP-binding protein, giving the protein MTETVLRTTDLVAGYIPGVDILNGCSIHVDKGELVGIIGPNGAGKSTLLKAIFGQVNIRSGNIDLNGGDITGLKADKLVSRGVGMVPQNNNVFPSLTIEENLEMGSYQKPKMFKERLGFVTDLFPELGKRLKQRAGALSGGERQMVAMSRALMMDPSVLLLDEPSAGLSPVRQDETFINISIINKAGVSVLIVEQNARRALQICDRGYVLDQGRDAYSGSGRELMNDPKVIELYLGTLAAGQEKATADAKAQSAGVQPTSAPTLPGPVAE; this is encoded by the coding sequence GTGACCGAGACAGTTCTTCGCACGACCGACCTCGTCGCCGGCTACATCCCAGGGGTGGACATCCTCAACGGGTGCAGCATCCACGTCGACAAGGGCGAGCTCGTGGGCATCATCGGCCCGAACGGTGCCGGCAAGTCGACGCTGCTCAAGGCGATCTTCGGCCAGGTCAACATCCGCAGCGGCAACATCGACCTGAACGGCGGCGACATCACCGGCCTCAAGGCCGACAAGCTCGTGTCCCGCGGCGTCGGCATGGTTCCGCAGAACAACAACGTCTTCCCGAGCCTCACCATCGAGGAGAACCTCGAGATGGGCTCGTACCAGAAGCCGAAGATGTTCAAGGAGCGCCTCGGCTTCGTCACCGACCTGTTCCCCGAGCTCGGCAAGCGCCTCAAGCAGCGTGCCGGTGCCCTCTCGGGTGGCGAGCGCCAAATGGTCGCCATGTCGCGGGCCCTCATGATGGACCCCAGCGTCCTGCTGCTCGACGAGCCGAGCGCGGGCCTGTCGCCCGTACGCCAGGACGAGACGTTCATCAACATCTCGATCATCAACAAGGCCGGCGTCTCGGTGCTGATCGTCGAGCAGAACGCCCGGCGCGCGCTGCAGATCTGCGACCGCGGCTACGTGCTCGACCAGGGCCGCGACGCGTACTCGGGCTCCGGCCGCGAACTCATGAACGACCCGAAGGTGATCGAGCTCTACCTCGGCACCCTCGCCGCCGGTCAGGAGAAGGCCACCGCCGACGCGAAGGCGCAGTCTGCCGGTGTCCAGCCCACGAGCGCTCCCACGCTGCCGGGGCCGGTCGCGGAGTAG
- a CDS encoding ABC transporter ATP-binding protein, whose translation MSDKTPVADLVTDVNNIVPGVAKKDPIVVADKVSRQFGGLTAVDVEHLEIPRGSITALIGPNGAGKTTFFNLLTGFDKPNTGTWNFGGKNLAGMPAFRVARLGMIRTFQLTKALGGMTVLENMRLGAGRQSGENIFTAIFRPLWRSREDEITVKAMDLLARFKLDTKADDYASSLSGGQRKLLEMARALMSEPELVMLDEPMAGVNPALTQSLLHHILDLKTQGMTVLFVEHDMHMVNEIADWVVVMAEGRIVAEGPPSTVMSDPAVIDAYLGAHHDVDLGTLTGQQEIAETMDSELVRHEIEEEAAIAQPTTKKAAQ comes from the coding sequence GTGTCTGATAAGACTCCCGTCGCAGACCTGGTTACCGATGTCAACAACATCGTTCCCGGAGTCGCGAAAAAAGACCCCATCGTCGTCGCCGACAAGGTGAGCCGCCAGTTCGGCGGACTCACCGCGGTCGACGTCGAACACCTCGAGATCCCGCGCGGATCGATCACGGCGCTGATCGGCCCCAACGGAGCCGGCAAGACGACGTTCTTCAACCTGCTCACCGGTTTCGACAAGCCCAACACGGGCACGTGGAACTTCGGCGGAAAGAACCTCGCCGGGATGCCCGCGTTCCGCGTGGCCCGCCTCGGCATGATCCGCACGTTCCAGCTCACGAAGGCCCTCGGCGGCATGACGGTGCTCGAGAACATGCGTCTCGGTGCCGGACGCCAGAGCGGCGAGAACATCTTCACCGCGATCTTCCGCCCGCTGTGGCGATCGCGCGAAGACGAGATCACCGTCAAGGCGATGGACCTGCTCGCGCGCTTCAAGCTCGACACGAAGGCCGACGACTACGCGTCGTCGCTCTCCGGCGGCCAGCGCAAGCTGCTCGAGATGGCGCGCGCCCTGATGAGCGAGCCCGAGCTCGTGATGCTCGACGAGCCGATGGCCGGCGTCAACCCGGCCCTCACTCAGTCGCTGCTGCACCACATCCTCGACCTGAAGACCCAGGGTATGACCGTGCTGTTCGTCGAGCACGACATGCACATGGTCAACGAGATCGCCGACTGGGTGGTCGTGATGGCCGAGGGCCGCATCGTCGCCGAGGGCCCGCCCTCCACCGTGATGAGCGACCCCGCCGTGATCGACGCCTACCTAGGAGCCCACCACGACGTCGACCTCGGCACGCTCACGGGCCAGCAGGAGATCGCCGAGACGATGGACTCCGAGCTCGTGCGGCACGAGATCGAGGAAGAGGCTGCGATCGCGCAGCCGACGACGAAGAAGGCAGCACAGTGA
- a CDS encoding branched-chain amino acid ABC transporter permease gives MEFNFIPLAFGELFSPTTAAYALAALGLAVHFGFTGLLNFGQAGFMAVGGYAFAITAVKFEWPLWGSFLATIIASTIFALILGIPTLRLRADYLSIVTIAAAEIIRLSVKTPEFSSVTGGSEGINGAARTFNELNPLPEGRFGFGVLTYSADQWWVRIVGWGLVGLACLLVYLLVRSPWGRIIKGIREDQDAVRSLGKNVFAYKMQALILGGILGGVAGALFILPRSLQPDNYGTQLTFFLYTILLLGGAATVFGPIAGSIIFWVTLSLSDGILSLLVSNDLLPITSIQQGPIRFIIIGITLMLLVIFRPQGIFGKKKEAFFSV, from the coding sequence ATGGAATTCAACTTCATCCCCCTCGCTTTCGGAGAGCTGTTCTCTCCGACCACCGCGGCGTACGCTCTCGCCGCGCTCGGCCTCGCCGTGCACTTCGGCTTCACGGGCCTGCTGAACTTCGGCCAAGCCGGCTTCATGGCGGTTGGCGGATACGCCTTCGCCATCACCGCGGTCAAGTTCGAATGGCCGCTGTGGGGTTCGTTCCTCGCCACGATCATCGCCTCGACGATCTTCGCCCTCATCCTCGGCATTCCGACGCTGCGTCTGCGCGCCGACTATCTGAGCATCGTGACGATCGCCGCGGCCGAGATCATCAGGCTCTCGGTCAAGACGCCGGAGTTCTCCAGCGTCACCGGCGGCTCGGAGGGCATCAACGGTGCGGCGCGCACGTTCAACGAACTCAACCCGCTGCCCGAGGGCCGCTTCGGGTTCGGGGTGCTCACCTACTCCGCCGACCAGTGGTGGGTGCGCATCGTCGGCTGGGGCCTCGTCGGCCTGGCTTGCCTGCTCGTCTACCTGCTCGTGCGAAGCCCGTGGGGACGCATCATCAAGGGCATCCGCGAAGACCAGGATGCCGTGCGCAGCCTGGGCAAGAACGTGTTCGCCTACAAGATGCAGGCCCTCATCCTCGGAGGAATCCTGGGCGGTGTGGCGGGTGCGCTCTTCATCCTGCCGCGGTCGCTGCAACCCGACAACTACGGCACGCAGCTCACGTTCTTCCTCTACACGATCCTGCTGCTGGGCGGCGCCGCGACCGTCTTCGGACCGATCGCCGGCTCGATCATCTTCTGGGTCACCCTGTCGCTGTCGGACGGCATCCTGTCGCTGCTCGTCTCGAACGACCTGCTTCCGATCACGAGCATCCAGCAGGGTCCGATCCGCTTCATCATCATCGGCATCACCCTGATGCTGCTCGTCATATTCCGGCCACAAGGAATCTTCGGCAAGAAGAAGGAGGCGTTCTTCAGTGTCTGA
- a CDS encoding branched-chain amino acid ABC transporter permease, producing MTLLAMMPVAAHASTTDVIAPEDADQTIQVWIRLDSDKSNMPNVGVNVSGEGVDEDVVTGEDGKVIIGLEEPGDYTITIDESTLPPEAGFPNKNPRDITVSSGQQGAPGIFLVSPENPEMGAAPAPDAGNGQSAGPGFWTLFWPKVVTGLIFGLLLALAAIGLSLIYGTTGLNNFAHGELVTFGALMAYTFSGIFGWPAPIAIVAAVILGGVFGYVQNKGLWKPLRKRGLGLIPLMIVTIGLSLVLRYVFAFFWGADRLSLPSDPKPFLTIGSVSLRFTDVAGAVVAIVLLLAVAFILVRTKIGKATRAVADNRSLAAASGIDVEGVIRTVWIGGAALAALSGVFIGYYQSLRWDTGASILLLVFAAVTLGGLGTAFGALVGSLVIGVFINVSTLWLPENLKYVAALVVMIIILLFRPQGILGRRERIG from the coding sequence GTGACTCTTCTGGCCATGATGCCGGTGGCCGCTCACGCGTCCACGACCGATGTCATAGCTCCCGAAGACGCCGACCAGACCATTCAGGTCTGGATCCGCCTCGACTCCGACAAGTCGAACATGCCGAACGTCGGCGTGAACGTGTCGGGCGAGGGCGTCGACGAAGACGTCGTGACCGGCGAAGACGGCAAGGTCATCATCGGCCTCGAAGAGCCCGGCGACTACACGATCACAATCGACGAGTCGACCCTTCCCCCCGAGGCGGGGTTCCCGAACAAGAACCCGCGCGACATCACGGTGTCGTCGGGCCAACAGGGCGCTCCCGGCATCTTCCTCGTGTCGCCCGAGAACCCCGAGATGGGCGCCGCACCGGCACCCGACGCGGGCAACGGTCAGTCCGCCGGTCCCGGGTTCTGGACCCTGTTCTGGCCCAAGGTCGTCACCGGTCTCATCTTCGGCCTGCTGCTGGCCCTCGCCGCGATCGGCCTCTCGCTGATCTACGGCACCACCGGCCTCAACAACTTCGCCCACGGCGAGCTGGTGACCTTCGGCGCGCTGATGGCCTACACGTTCAGCGGCATCTTCGGCTGGCCGGCGCCCATCGCCATCGTCGCCGCGGTGATCCTCGGTGGTGTGTTCGGCTACGTGCAGAACAAGGGACTGTGGAAGCCGCTGCGCAAGCGCGGCCTCGGGCTCATCCCGCTCATGATCGTCACGATCGGCCTGTCGCTGGTGCTGCGCTACGTGTTCGCGTTCTTCTGGGGCGCCGACCGCCTCTCGCTGCCGAGCGACCCGAAGCCCTTCCTCACCATCGGATCGGTGAGCCTGCGGTTCACGGATGTCGCGGGGGCAGTGGTCGCGATCGTGCTGTTGCTCGCCGTCGCGTTCATCCTGGTCCGCACGAAGATCGGAAAGGCCACCCGCGCGGTTGCCGATAACCGATCGCTCGCGGCAGCATCCGGTATCGACGTCGAAGGCGTCATCCGCACCGTCTGGATCGGCGGCGCGGCCCTCGCGGCCCTCTCCGGCGTCTTCATCGGCTACTACCAGTCGCTGCGCTGGGACACGGGAGCCTCGATCCTGCTGCTCGTCTTCGCCGCGGTCACCCTCGGCGGCCTCGGCACCGCGTTCGGCGCTCTCGTCGGCTCGCTCGTCATCGGCGTGTTCATCAACGTGTCGACGCTTTGGCTGCCCGAGAACCTGAAGTACGTCGCGGCGCTCGTCGTGATGATCATCATCCTGCTCTTCAGACCTCAGGGCATCCTGGGTCGCCGCGAGAGAATCGGCTAG
- the guaB gene encoding IMP dehydrogenase: MDQPDPFGFIGLTYDDVMLLPGHTDVIPSEANTATRLTRRISVASPLLSAAMDTVTESRMAIAMARNGGIGVLHRNLSIDDQAAQVDKVKRSESGMITNPVTTTPDATVAEVDALCREFRVSGLPVVEADGRLAGIITNRDMRFVSDFEMQTTLVRDVMTTTGLITAPVGVGSDAAIALFAQHKIEKLPLVDADGKLRGLITVKDFDKSEKYPNATKDDEGRLRVAAAIGFFGDAWDRAVALNEAGVDVIVVDTANGDSSGVLDMISRMKSDAAFAHIDVIGGNVATRSGAQSLIDAGADAIKVGVGPGSICTTRVVAGVGVPQVTAVYEASLAAREVGIPVIADGGLQYSGDIAKALVAGADTVMLGSLLAGCDESPGDLVFVNGKQFKNYRGMGSLGALQTRGKKTSYSRDRYFQADVPSDEQLIAEGVEGQVPYRGPLSAVAYQLLGGLRQSMFYTGARTITELKQKGKFVRITAAGLKESHPHDLQMVVAAPNYSR, encoded by the coding sequence ATGGACCAGCCTGATCCTTTCGGTTTTATCGGACTCACCTACGACGACGTCATGCTCCTTCCCGGGCACACCGACGTCATCCCGAGCGAGGCGAACACCGCCACCCGCCTGACGCGCCGCATCTCCGTCGCCTCGCCGCTGCTTTCCGCCGCCATGGACACCGTCACCGAGTCGCGCATGGCCATCGCCATGGCCCGCAACGGCGGCATCGGCGTCCTGCACCGCAACCTCTCGATCGACGACCAGGCCGCCCAGGTCGACAAGGTCAAGCGCAGCGAGAGCGGCATGATCACCAACCCCGTCACGACGACCCCCGACGCCACCGTCGCAGAGGTCGACGCGCTGTGCCGCGAGTTCCGTGTCTCCGGCCTCCCGGTCGTCGAGGCCGACGGCCGTCTCGCCGGCATCATCACGAACCGCGACATGCGCTTCGTCTCCGACTTCGAGATGCAGACGACGCTCGTGCGCGACGTCATGACGACCACGGGGCTCATCACCGCGCCGGTCGGTGTCGGCTCCGACGCCGCCATCGCCCTCTTCGCCCAGCACAAGATCGAGAAGCTGCCCCTCGTCGACGCCGACGGCAAACTGCGCGGCCTCATCACGGTGAAGGACTTCGACAAGAGCGAGAAGTACCCCAACGCCACGAAGGACGACGAGGGCCGCCTGCGCGTGGCCGCGGCGATCGGCTTCTTCGGCGACGCGTGGGACCGCGCGGTCGCACTCAACGAGGCCGGCGTCGACGTCATCGTCGTCGACACCGCCAACGGCGACTCGTCGGGCGTGCTCGACATGATCTCCCGCATGAAGAGCGACGCCGCGTTCGCCCACATCGACGTGATCGGCGGAAACGTCGCCACCCGCTCCGGCGCCCAGTCGCTCATCGACGCGGGTGCCGACGCCATCAAGGTCGGTGTCGGCCCCGGCTCGATCTGCACCACGCGCGTCGTCGCGGGTGTCGGCGTGCCCCAAGTTACCGCCGTCTACGAGGCGTCGCTCGCCGCGCGCGAGGTCGGCATCCCCGTGATCGCCGACGGCGGCCTGCAGTACTCGGGCGACATCGCGAAGGCGCTCGTCGCCGGCGCGGACACCGTCATGCTCGGCTCCCTGCTCGCCGGCTGCGACGAGAGCCCCGGCGACCTCGTCTTCGTCAACGGCAAGCAGTTCAAGAACTACCGCGGCATGGGCTCGCTCGGCGCGCTGCAGACCCGCGGCAAGAAGACCTCGTACTCGCGCGACCGCTACTTCCAGGCCGACGTGCCCAGCGACGAGCAGCTCATCGCCGAGGGCGTCGAGGGCCAGGTGCCCTACCGCGGCCCGCTCTCCGCCGTGGCGTACCAGCTGCTCGGCGGACTTCGCCAGTCGATGTTCTACACCGGCGCACGCACGATCACCGAGCTGAAGCAGAAGGGCAAGTTCGTGCGCATCACGGCTGCCGGGCTCAAGGAGTCGCACCCGCACGACCTGCAGATGGTCGTCGCGGCGCCGAACTACTCGCGCTAA
- a CDS encoding GuaB3 family IMP dehydrogenase-related protein, with translation MSDIEIGRSKRARRVYAFDDIAIVPSRRTRDPRDVSISWTIDAYTFEIPVLAAPMDSVVSPATAIAMGQLGGLGVLDLEGLWTRYDDPTNLLAEIATLAPEDATARMQQIYSEPIKPELMRDRLAEIRAAGVPVAGALSPQRTQEFYETVVAAGVDMFVIRGTTVSAEHVSKSTEPLNLKKFIYELDVPVIVGGAATYTAALHLMRTGAAGVLVGFGGGAASTTRASLGIHAPMATALADVAGARRDYMDESGGRYVHVIADGGLGTSGDIVKAISVGADAVMLGSTLARASDAPGGGYHWGPEAHHSELPRGNRVHVGTLAPLAEILNGPSAVADGRVNLMGALRRSMATTGYSDLKEFQRVEVVVAPYLHS, from the coding sequence GTGAGTGATATCGAGATCGGCCGTTCCAAGCGAGCCCGCCGCGTGTACGCCTTCGACGACATTGCGATCGTGCCCTCCCGGCGCACCCGCGACCCCCGGGACGTGTCGATCTCGTGGACGATCGACGCGTACACCTTCGAGATCCCCGTACTCGCCGCCCCGATGGACTCCGTCGTGAGCCCGGCCACCGCGATCGCGATGGGCCAGCTCGGCGGACTCGGCGTGCTCGACCTCGAGGGCCTCTGGACCCGGTACGACGACCCCACCAACCTGCTCGCCGAGATCGCCACCCTCGCGCCCGAAGACGCCACCGCGCGCATGCAGCAGATCTACTCCGAGCCGATCAAGCCCGAGCTCATGCGCGACCGCCTCGCCGAGATCCGCGCGGCCGGCGTGCCCGTGGCCGGCGCCCTCAGCCCGCAGCGCACCCAGGAGTTCTACGAGACCGTCGTCGCCGCCGGCGTCGACATGTTCGTCATCCGCGGCACGACGGTGAGCGCCGAGCACGTCTCGAAGAGCACCGAGCCCCTCAACCTCAAGAAGTTCATCTACGAACTCGACGTGCCCGTCATCGTGGGCGGCGCGGCGACCTACACGGCGGCGTTGCACCTCATGCGCACGGGAGCCGCGGGCGTACTCGTCGGCTTCGGCGGCGGCGCAGCATCCACGACCCGCGCCAGCCTCGGAATCCACGCTCCCATGGCAACGGCGCTCGCGGATGTCGCGGGCGCACGCCGCGACTACATGGACGAGTCGGGCGGTCGCTACGTACACGTCATCGCCGACGGCGGTCTCGGAACCAGCGGCGACATCGTCAAGGCCATCTCGGTCGGAGCGGACGCCGTCATGCTGGGCAGCACCCTCGCCCGCGCGTCCGACGCCCCCGGCGGCGGCTACCACTGGGGTCCCGAGGCGCACCACTCCGAGCTGCCGCGCGGCAACCGCGTGCACGTCGGCACCCTCGCGCCGCTCGCCGAGATCCTCAACGGGCCGTCCGCTGTGGCCGACGGCCGCGTCAACCTGATGGGCGCGCTGCGTCGCTCGATGGCGACGACGGGTTACTCCGACCTCAAGGAGTTCCAGCGCGTCGAGGTTGTTGTCGCCCCGTACCTGCACAGTTAG
- a CDS encoding glycerol-3-phosphate dehydrogenase/oxidase, whose translation MSAPKSVSRSSKLGPEERDAAIEALKTRELDILVVGGGIVGTGAALDAVTRGLSVGMVEARDWASGTSSRSSKLVHGGIRYLEQLDFRLVREALIERGLLLQRIAPHLVKPVRFLYPLTKPVYERIYVGAGMLLYDIFSYSGGRPPGVPHHRHLSKRQMLRAAPSLDKDAFVGGLSYYDAQVDDARYVSSLARTASFYGAHVASRVRVEGFLKVGQRVVGVKAHDLETGERFEIKARQVVNATGVWTDDTQSMVGERGGFKVRASKGVHLVVPRDRFQSKIGLLLRTEKSVLFVIPWGRHWLIGTTDTDWHLDKSHPAATAADIDYILEHVNSVLAVKLTRDDVEGVFAGLRPLLAGESEQTSKLSREHIVAHSVPGLVVVAGGKWTTYRIMAKDAIDAAASALDGRVPPSTTQDIALLGAEGYQAAWNKRSKIAHVFGVHKVRIEHLLNRYGVLTDELLDLIRERPELLEPLPGADDYIGAEVVYAATHEGALHLEDVLARRTRISIEAWDRGVSAAPVAAALMGEALGWDQARIDNEVGNYLKRVAAEIDSQKQPDDESADRVRLEAPDIVAK comes from the coding sequence ATGTCCGCACCGAAGTCAGTCAGCCGCTCATCGAAGCTGGGCCCCGAAGAACGCGACGCCGCGATCGAGGCGCTCAAGACGCGTGAGCTCGACATCCTCGTGGTGGGCGGCGGCATCGTCGGAACCGGCGCCGCGCTCGACGCCGTGACACGTGGACTCAGTGTCGGCATGGTCGAGGCCCGCGACTGGGCGTCCGGAACGAGCAGCCGGTCGTCGAAACTCGTGCACGGTGGCATCCGGTATCTCGAACAGCTCGACTTCCGCCTCGTGCGCGAGGCCCTCATCGAACGCGGCCTGCTTCTGCAGCGCATCGCCCCGCACCTGGTGAAGCCGGTGCGGTTCCTCTACCCGCTCACCAAGCCCGTGTACGAGCGCATCTACGTCGGCGCCGGCATGCTGCTCTACGACATCTTCAGCTACAGCGGCGGACGCCCGCCCGGGGTGCCGCACCACCGACACCTGAGCAAGCGGCAGATGCTGCGGGCCGCGCCGAGCCTCGACAAAGACGCCTTCGTCGGCGGGCTGAGCTACTACGACGCGCAGGTCGACGACGCCCGCTATGTGTCGTCGCTGGCACGCACCGCCTCGTTCTACGGAGCCCATGTGGCATCCAGAGTGCGCGTCGAAGGCTTTCTCAAGGTGGGCCAGCGCGTCGTCGGGGTGAAGGCCCACGACCTCGAGACGGGGGAGCGGTTCGAGATCAAGGCACGCCAGGTGGTCAACGCGACGGGCGTGTGGACGGATGACACGCAGTCGATGGTCGGCGAACGTGGCGGGTTCAAGGTCCGCGCCTCCAAGGGCGTGCACCTCGTCGTGCCGCGCGACAGGTTCCAGTCGAAGATCGGGCTGCTGCTGCGCACCGAGAAGAGCGTGCTGTTCGTGATCCCCTGGGGACGCCACTGGCTCATCGGTACGACCGACACCGACTGGCACCTCGACAAGTCGCACCCCGCGGCGACGGCGGCCGACATCGACTACATCCTCGAGCACGTGAACTCCGTGCTGGCGGTGAAGCTCACCCGCGACGACGTCGAGGGCGTGTTCGCGGGGCTGCGTCCGCTGCTCGCCGGCGAGAGCGAGCAGACGTCGAAGCTGTCGCGCGAGCACATCGTCGCCCACTCGGTGCCGGGGCTCGTCGTGGTGGCCGGCGGCAAATGGACGACCTACCGCATCATGGCCAAGGACGCGATCGACGCGGCGGCCTCGGCGCTCGACGGCAGGGTGCCGCCGTCGACGACCCAGGACATCGCGCTGCTGGGCGCCGAGGGCTATCAGGCCGCGTGGAACAAGCGCTCGAAGATCGCGCACGTGTTCGGGGTGCACAAGGTGCGCATCGAGCACCTGCTCAACCGGTACGGCGTGCTCACCGACGAGCTGCTCGACCTCATCCGCGAGCGCCCCGAACTGCTCGAGCCGCTGCCCGGCGCCGACGACTACATCGGGGCGGAAGTGGTCTACGCGGCCACCCACGAGGGCGCGCTGCACCTCGAAGACGTGCTCGCGCGGCGAACCCGCATCTCGATCGAGGCGTGGGACCGCGGGGTGTCGGCCGCGCCCGTCGCGGCCGCCCTCATGGGCGAGGCCCTCGGCTGGGACCAGGCACGCATCGACAACGAGGTGGGCAACTACCTCAAGCGCGTCGCGGCCGAGATCGACAGCCAGAAACAGCCCGACGACGAGTCCGCCGACCGCGTACGGCTGGAGGCCCCCGACATCGTGGCGAAGTAG
- a CDS encoding cation:proton antiporter regulatory subunit produces MVDVRRVKLPGVGVLHTFVTDDGGKVGVITHRSGHSDLISFADSDDGDSSKVSLRLDEDEAHTLAELLGGTRITESLSSLDQIPGLSIDWFTVDYEDHIAGQELGNLASRGVVGLTVVAVVRGESANPAPADDFKVFPGDTLVVAGSPEKVAKAFAFYRTGEFKAKTPVDSPPGG; encoded by the coding sequence ATGGTCGACGTTCGGCGGGTCAAGCTCCCCGGTGTTGGTGTTCTCCACACCTTCGTCACCGACGACGGAGGCAAGGTCGGCGTCATCACCCACCGCTCCGGCCACAGCGACCTCATCTCGTTCGCGGACTCCGACGACGGCGACTCGAGCAAGGTTTCGCTGCGTCTCGACGAGGACGAAGCGCACACGCTCGCCGAGCTGCTCGGCGGCACCCGCATCACCGAATCGCTGTCGAGCCTCGACCAGATTCCCGGACTCTCGATCGACTGGTTCACGGTCGACTACGAAGACCACATAGCCGGGCAGGAGCTCGGCAACCTGGCCAGCCGGGGCGTCGTGGGCCTCACCGTCGTCGCCGTCGTGCGCGGCGAGAGCGCGAACCCCGCGCCCGCCGACGACTTCAAGGTCTTCCCCGGCGACACCCTCGTGGTGGCCGGTTCACCCGAAAAGGTGGCCAAAGCGTTCGCGTTCTATCGCACCGGTGAGTTCAAGGCGAAGACGCCGGTCGATTCCCCGCCAGGAGGCTAG
- a CDS encoding cation:proton antiporter, with amino-acid sequence MHLGEELLTLGLLFIISYVFGRLGKLIGLPAIPIYMLVGLIASPYFHLFPLSFESADVELIAVFGLIFLLFSLGLEFDQDEFYGNAGKLLISGGTRIAINMAAGFALGMWIGWGTREALIIAGMTAASSSAIITKLFIELRRLANRETPIILGIMVLEDVFIAIYLAIVAVVIGGEADVWAVTVQLAISFTFLIVMFVVARYGGKVVSRLVRTKDDELFTILFFGLAVAFGGIGELLGVSDAIGAFLIGLVLGATRFRGRIEQLALPLRDVFGAFFFLNFGLALDPSTFGAVLIPVGLAVLMTLVINTAGGQLIAWQNKLTPAQGLNASAMLQNRGEFALILATLAVSAGLDDRLTPFAGLYVLSMAIIGPILAVNSEKIGARIFRSRKTVAKSEHDRMAEENIALVEAAMAGNQLPASDDDLFDDVDGDRAQNDPIVEQAMQQSDAEKPGRQRDPEY; translated from the coding sequence GTGCACCTCGGTGAAGAACTCCTGACTCTGGGCCTTCTGTTCATCATCTCGTACGTGTTCGGTCGCCTGGGCAAGCTCATCGGCCTGCCCGCCATCCCGATCTACATGCTGGTCGGTCTCATCGCCAGCCCGTACTTCCACCTGTTCCCGCTGAGCTTCGAGTCGGCCGACGTCGAGCTCATCGCCGTGTTCGGCCTGATCTTCCTGCTGTTCAGCCTCGGGCTGGAGTTCGATCAGGACGAGTTCTACGGCAACGCCGGAAAGCTGCTGATCTCGGGCGGAACCCGCATCGCGATCAACATGGCGGCCGGGTTCGCGCTGGGCATGTGGATCGGCTGGGGAACACGCGAGGCGCTCATCATTGCCGGTATGACGGCGGCGTCGTCGAGCGCCATCATCACGAAACTCTTCATCGAGCTGCGCCGCCTCGCCAACCGTGAGACCCCGATCATCCTGGGCATCATGGTGCTCGAAGACGTCTTCATCGCGATCTACCTCGCGATCGTCGCGGTCGTGATCGGCGGCGAGGCCGACGTCTGGGCCGTCACCGTGCAGCTCGCCATCTCGTTCACCTTCCTCATCGTGATGTTCGTGGTGGCGCGGTACGGCGGCAAGGTCGTCTCCCGGCTCGTGCGCACGAAAGACGACGAGTTGTTCACGATCCTGTTCTTCGGCCTCGCGGTCGCCTTCGGCGGCATCGGCGAGCTGCTCGGGGTCTCCGACGCGATCGGCGCCTTCCTCATCGGCCTCGTGCTCGGCGCCACCCGGTTCCGTGGCCGCATCGAACAGCTCGCGCTGCCGCTGCGCGACGTGTTCGGCGCGTTCTTCTTCCTCAACTTCGGCCTCGCGCTCGACCCGTCCACCTTCGGAGCAGTGCTCATCCCTGTCGGTCTCGCCGTGCTGATGACCCTCGTGATCAACACCGCCGGTGGGCAGCTCATCGCCTGGCAGAACAAGCTCACGCCCGCCCAGGGCCTCAACGCGAGCGCGATGCTGCAGAACCGCGGCGAGTTCGCGCTCATCCTGGCGACGCTCGCGGTCTCGGCCGGGCTCGACGACCGTCTCACGCCGTTCGCGGGACTCTACGTGCTGTCGATGGCGATCATCGGGCCGATCCTCGCCGTCAACTCTGAGAAGATCGGGGCGCGGATCTTCCGGTCGCGCAAGACGGTCGCAAAGTCGGAGCACGACCGGATGGCGGAAGAGAACATCGCCCTGGTCGAGGCCGCGATGGCGGGCAACCAGCTTCCCGCGAGCGACGACGACCTGTTCGACGACGTGGACGGCGACCGCGCGCAGAACGACCCGATAGTGGAGCAGGCAATGCAGCAGTCCGACGCCGAGAAGCCCGGTCGCCAGCGCGACCCGGAGTACTAG